From the Nitrobacter hamburgensis X14 genome, one window contains:
- a CDS encoding TolC family outer membrane protein — MGGVRLLAGAAALALVTAWSGVATPALADTIESALVRAYQNNPQLNAQRASVRATDENVPQALSGYRPKVAITASGGYQYTDSTQSVPGGPPSALHGAQAPVAVGATVSQTLFDGFQTSNKTRAAEGQVSAAREGLRVLEQTVLLAAATIYMDYLRDSAIVEVQRSNVRVLEETLKQTRDRFSVGEVTRTDVAQSEAQLAAGRTQLLTAESTLTTTRSNFRRIIGNEPAQLAPGSPVDRFLPGTLAGATDLALTQNPNVTASMYGIDVSHLQVKVAEGALFPTVTLQANVQQGNQQQLTVPKQFFASAIAQVSVPIYQGGAEYSLIRQSKETLAQQRLSLEQVRDQTRASVAQAWGQLLAGKSQVASAQAQVKASEIALNGIREEAKAGQRTTFDVLTAQQTLVNARVALVTAQHDRVVASYAVLNAVGRLSPHVLKLKTTVYDPSVHYHQVRDSWAGVRTPDGQ, encoded by the coding sequence ATGGGTGGTGTGAGACTACTGGCCGGGGCTGCCGCGTTGGCTCTTGTGACTGCATGGTCAGGGGTGGCGACACCGGCCCTCGCCGACACGATCGAGTCCGCGCTGGTGCGCGCCTACCAGAACAATCCTCAACTCAATGCGCAGCGCGCCTCGGTGCGCGCCACCGATGAAAACGTGCCGCAGGCTCTGTCGGGCTACAGGCCCAAGGTCGCCATAACCGCCAGCGGCGGTTATCAGTATACGGACTCCACGCAAAGTGTGCCGGGAGGCCCGCCGTCGGCGCTTCACGGCGCACAGGCGCCGGTGGCTGTCGGCGCCACGGTTTCGCAGACGCTCTTCGACGGCTTCCAGACCTCCAACAAGACCCGTGCGGCGGAAGGACAGGTGTCGGCCGCGCGCGAGGGCTTAAGGGTTCTTGAACAGACCGTGCTGCTCGCTGCGGCAACCATCTACATGGACTATTTGCGCGACTCCGCCATCGTGGAAGTCCAGCGCAGCAACGTCCGTGTGCTCGAGGAGACGCTGAAGCAAACCCGCGACCGTTTCAGCGTCGGCGAAGTCACCCGCACCGACGTTGCGCAGTCGGAAGCTCAGCTCGCCGCCGGCCGCACCCAGCTTTTGACCGCCGAATCCACCCTCACGACCACACGTTCGAATTTTCGCCGCATCATCGGCAACGAACCGGCGCAACTGGCGCCGGGTTCGCCGGTCGATCGTTTCTTGCCGGGTACGCTCGCAGGCGCCACGGATCTTGCTCTTACCCAAAACCCCAATGTGACCGCGTCGATGTACGGCATCGACGTCAGCCACCTGCAGGTCAAGGTTGCCGAGGGCGCGCTGTTCCCGACCGTGACTCTCCAGGCCAACGTGCAGCAGGGTAACCAACAGCAACTCACTGTTCCGAAGCAGTTCTTTGCATCCGCGATCGCGCAGGTGTCGGTGCCGATCTACCAGGGCGGCGCGGAGTATTCGCTGATCCGCCAGTCGAAGGAAACGCTGGCGCAACAACGTCTCAGCCTCGAGCAGGTCCGCGATCAGACACGCGCCAGCGTGGCGCAGGCATGGGGCCAGCTTCTCGCGGGCAAGTCGCAGGTGGCCTCGGCGCAGGCGCAAGTCAAGGCGTCCGAGATCGCGCTCAACGGCATTCGCGAAGAGGCCAAGGCCGGGCAGAGGACCACGTTCGACGTGTTGACCGCGCAACAGACGCTCGTCAACGCGCGCGTGGCACTGGTGACGGCTCAACACGATCGCGTCGTCGCATCCTACGCCGTGTTGAATGCTGTCGGCCGGCTGTCGCCGCATGTGCTGAAGCTAAAGACTACTGTTTACGATCCGAGTGTCCATTATCATCAGGTTCGCGACAGTTGGGCCGGCGTCCGTACGCCGGACGGGCAATGA
- a CDS encoding N-acetylmuramoyl-L-alanine amidase, whose amino-acid sequence MAIFVPGAASLAAGSEPVRPEVAGDFPVASEARLAGDVKQTRFILDLDKKIDIHAFLLADPYRAVIDIPQVSFRLAPDAGGAGRGLIKAFRYGLVMPGGSRIVFDLAGPAKIEKAYVLDAANGQPPRLVVELEAVDRAAFNRLLAASSSSEQPKGTDSPTPVADATGPAAPPDGRPVVVIDPGHGGIDNGTQASTGETEKDLVLAFAVALRDRIEQDGKYRVVMTRTDDTFIPLAERVRVARNNGAALFVSIHADALPRREGDARGATIYTLSDKASDAEAERLAEAENKADAIGGVNLTEEPTDVADILIDLAQRETRTFSNRFARLLMSEMKNSARMHKHPLKSAGFKVLKAPDVPSVLVELGYVSNKADLHQLTSESWRSKTVRSVAKAVEAFLAKRVVSAAPAD is encoded by the coding sequence ATGGCGATATTTGTTCCCGGCGCAGCATCGCTTGCCGCGGGGAGCGAGCCTGTTCGCCCGGAGGTGGCGGGTGACTTCCCGGTCGCCTCAGAGGCCCGGCTCGCAGGCGACGTGAAACAGACCCGCTTCATTCTCGATCTCGACAAGAAGATCGACATCCACGCCTTCCTGCTGGCGGATCCTTACCGGGCCGTCATCGATATCCCCCAGGTCAGTTTCCGCCTTGCGCCCGACGCCGGCGGTGCCGGACGCGGCCTCATCAAGGCGTTCCGCTACGGGCTGGTGATGCCGGGCGGATCGCGGATCGTGTTCGATCTTGCGGGTCCCGCGAAAATCGAAAAGGCCTATGTGCTCGATGCGGCGAACGGGCAGCCGCCCCGCCTGGTGGTCGAACTGGAGGCGGTCGACCGTGCTGCATTCAATCGCCTGTTGGCCGCTTCGAGCAGCTCGGAACAGCCGAAAGGCACTGATTCCCCGACTCCCGTCGCCGATGCGACCGGGCCCGCCGCGCCGCCGGACGGGCGACCCGTGGTCGTTATCGATCCCGGCCATGGCGGAATCGATAACGGAACCCAGGCCTCAACGGGAGAGACGGAAAAGGATCTGGTGCTAGCTTTCGCCGTGGCTTTGCGCGACCGCATCGAGCAGGACGGCAAATACCGCGTTGTCATGACGCGAACGGACGACACCTTCATCCCGCTGGCCGAGCGCGTGCGCGTTGCCCGAAACAACGGTGCCGCGCTGTTCGTGTCGATCCATGCGGACGCCCTGCCGCGCCGCGAGGGCGATGCCCGGGGCGCGACGATCTACACGCTGTCGGACAAGGCATCGGACGCCGAGGCAGAGCGGCTGGCAGAGGCCGAAAACAAGGCGGACGCGATCGGAGGTGTCAACCTGACCGAAGAGCCGACCGACGTCGCCGATATTCTGATCGACCTCGCGCAGCGGGAAACACGCACGTTTTCAAACCGTTTTGCCAGGCTATTGATGAGTGAGATGAAAAATTCCGCGCGGATGCACAAGCACCCGCTGAAGTCGGCCGGGTTCAAGGTGCTGAAGGCGCCCGATGTGCCATCGGTATTAGTCGAACTCGGTTACGTTTCGAACAAGGCAGACCTCCACCAGCTGACATCGGAAAGCTGGCGCTCCAAGACGGTCCGTTCGGTCGCGAAGGCCGTTGAGGCGTTCCTTGCGAAAAGAGTGGTGTCGGCCGCGCCAGCGGACTGA
- a CDS encoding Rne/Rng family ribonuclease: MSNKPNKMLIDATHPEETRVVVVRGNRVEEFDFESAQRKQLRGNIYLAKVTRVEPSLQAAFIEYGGNRHGFLAFSEIHPDYYQIPVADREALIEADERAHREAEEESEDRSSRRRSRHRNSRRRDHGERVQSAIVEDAAQQDAGADASPFSPAHDDHPHEDDADHDHPHEFDHPHDDDADHDHPHEHAHNDDIGHSQPYGSDHHDIDADHPHGSHDIAFAQNPDQDPDDVVSEHRDETHDDAAEAPVVAASDHATGFEPPAHADDDHVEPAISPDADHALEAHDEAHDHESGDHNDHNGQPHEVEFHDEEAHAEDDDDAEEDEQVESVGGDDALEEVPERAYRPRRQYKIQEVIKRRQVMLVQVVKEERGNKGAALTTYLSLAGRYAVLMPNTARGGGISRKITSAQDRSRLKDVVQDLDVPEGMGVILRTAGASRTKPEIKRDFEYLIRMWETVRDMTLQSQAPTLVYEEGSLIKRSLRDLYNKEIDEIQVAGEGGYQEARDFMKMLMPTNVRAVKQYRDCQPLFSRMGVESQLDAMFSPTVQLRSGGYIVINQTEALVSIDVNSGRSTREHHIKDTALKTNLEAAEEVSRQLRLRDLAGLIVIDFIDMDEKRSNRAVERKLSDCLRHDRARIQVGRISHFGLLEMSRQRIRASMLESSTEPCQHCGGSGHVRSVPSVALQLLRSLEEVLMKGATHDLVVRTRTNVALYVLNQKRGHLRDLEHSFKVGLSVVSDPSITGQQSFIIDRGEQVHTLEAAKALLAAQLAASPPQAEEAHEDEQPLDIEVEIETGDTESRPDEQAGGEAEGDGRKRRRRRPRRERSGEARDDQAAHGDEGSDSVQIAADFAAARFMTGDVENDGDDAGVQGAGGQDGEAQADQSPDGESRPRRRGRRGGRRRRGSADAGLVGSISDELGPPSAPEVVEAVADFDSVPIAPEPQAGSPDVETQPQHTATQPEMTSPPVEARDEAISESEKAVRRRSTVREKVSFASAEAPPVAPVAQSQPEPSAPEPQQPAEASDEGRPRRAGWWSRRFGSGT, from the coding sequence ATGTCCAACAAGCCCAACAAAATGTTGATCGACGCCACCCACCCGGAGGAGACCCGGGTCGTCGTGGTCCGCGGCAACCGCGTCGAGGAATTTGATTTCGAATCTGCCCAGCGCAAACAACTGCGCGGCAACATCTATCTGGCCAAGGTCACCCGCGTCGAGCCTTCGCTGCAAGCCGCATTTATCGAATACGGCGGAAACCGGCACGGTTTCCTTGCGTTCAGCGAAATCCATCCTGACTACTATCAAATTCCGGTCGCCGACCGTGAGGCGCTGATCGAAGCCGACGAGCGCGCGCACCGCGAGGCGGAGGAAGAGTCGGAAGATCGCTCCAGCCGCCGCCGTTCGCGGCATCGCAACTCGCGTCGACGCGATCACGGCGAACGCGTGCAAAGCGCCATTGTCGAGGATGCGGCCCAGCAGGATGCAGGAGCAGACGCGTCGCCGTTCAGTCCGGCTCACGATGATCATCCCCACGAGGATGACGCGGATCACGATCATCCCCACGAATTCGATCATCCCCACGACGATGACGCGGACCACGATCACCCGCACGAGCATGCGCACAACGACGACATTGGGCACAGCCAGCCGTACGGCTCCGATCATCACGACATCGACGCCGACCACCCACACGGGTCGCACGACATCGCTTTCGCGCAAAACCCAGATCAAGACCCGGATGATGTCGTCAGCGAGCATCGCGACGAGACGCATGATGACGCCGCCGAAGCCCCGGTCGTGGCAGCATCGGATCACGCGACCGGCTTCGAGCCGCCCGCCCATGCCGATGACGATCATGTCGAACCGGCCATCTCCCCCGATGCGGATCATGCTCTCGAAGCGCACGATGAGGCACACGATCATGAGTCGGGCGACCACAACGACCACAACGGCCAGCCTCATGAGGTCGAATTCCATGACGAGGAGGCCCACGCCGAGGATGACGATGACGCCGAGGAAGACGAGCAGGTCGAATCCGTCGGCGGTGACGATGCGCTGGAGGAAGTACCCGAGCGCGCCTACCGGCCACGCCGTCAGTACAAAATTCAGGAAGTCATCAAACGCCGCCAGGTGATGCTGGTGCAGGTGGTCAAGGAGGAGCGCGGCAACAAGGGCGCGGCGCTGACGACCTACCTGTCGCTGGCCGGCCGCTATGCCGTGCTCATGCCCAATACCGCGCGCGGCGGTGGCATCAGCCGCAAGATCACCTCGGCGCAGGACCGTTCGCGGCTGAAGGACGTGGTGCAGGACCTCGACGTGCCCGAGGGCATGGGAGTCATCCTGCGCACCGCCGGCGCTTCGCGCACCAAGCCGGAGATCAAGCGCGACTTCGAGTATCTGATCCGCATGTGGGAAACCGTGCGCGACATGACCCTGCAGTCGCAGGCCCCGACACTCGTCTACGAGGAAGGCTCGCTGATCAAGCGCTCTCTGCGCGATCTCTACAACAAGGAAATCGACGAAATCCAGGTGGCCGGTGAAGGCGGTTATCAGGAGGCGCGCGATTTCATGAAGATGCTGATGCCAACCAACGTCCGCGCGGTGAAGCAGTATCGCGACTGCCAGCCGTTGTTCTCGCGCATGGGCGTCGAAAGCCAGCTCGATGCGATGTTCTCGCCGACGGTGCAGCTTCGCTCCGGCGGATACATCGTCATCAACCAAACCGAAGCGCTGGTGTCGATCGATGTCAACTCGGGCCGTTCGACCCGCGAACATCACATCAAGGATACGGCGCTCAAGACCAATCTCGAGGCCGCCGAGGAGGTCTCTCGACAGTTGCGATTGCGCGATCTCGCCGGCCTGATCGTCATCGACTTCATCGACATGGACGAGAAGCGCAGCAACCGCGCGGTGGAGCGCAAGCTCAGCGACTGCCTGCGCCACGACCGCGCGCGCATCCAGGTCGGACGCATCTCGCACTTCGGTCTTCTGGAAATGTCGCGCCAGCGCATTCGCGCCAGCATGCTGGAAAGCTCGACGGAGCCCTGCCAGCATTGCGGCGGCAGCGGCCACGTCCGCTCGGTTCCATCGGTGGCGTTGCAGTTGCTGCGAAGCCTCGAGGAAGTTCTGATGAAAGGCGCGACGCACGACCTTGTCGTGCGGACACGCACTAACGTTGCGTTGTATGTGCTCAATCAAAAACGCGGCCATCTGCGCGACCTCGAACACAGCTTCAAGGTCGGTCTTTCCGTGGTCTCCGATCCCTCGATCACCGGCCAGCAATCCTTCATCATTGATCGCGGCGAGCAGGTGCATACGCTGGAGGCGGCGAAAGCGCTGCTGGCCGCACAACTGGCCGCATCCCCACCGCAGGCCGAAGAGGCCCACGAGGATGAGCAGCCACTCGATATCGAAGTCGAGATCGAGACCGGCGATACCGAGAGCCGCCCCGATGAACAAGCGGGTGGCGAAGCCGAGGGCGATGGCCGTAAGCGCAGGCGCCGCCGGCCCCGGCGTGAACGTTCCGGAGAAGCCCGCGACGACCAGGCCGCGCACGGCGACGAAGGCTCAGACAGTGTCCAGATCGCGGCCGATTTCGCCGCGGCACGCTTTATGACCGGCGACGTCGAAAATGACGGAGATGACGCCGGAGTTCAGGGTGCCGGAGGTCAGGACGGCGAAGCGCAGGCCGATCAGTCTCCGGACGGAGAATCGCGCCCACGTCGTCGTGGACGTCGTGGCGGTCGTCGGCGTCGCGGTAGCGCTGACGCCGGACTTGTCGGCTCGATTTCCGACGAACTCGGCCCTCCCTCAGCGCCTGAGGTCGTCGAAGCCGTCGCGGACTTCGATTCGGTACCGATCGCCCCTGAACCGCAGGCCGGCTCGCCCGACGTCGAAACTCAGCCGCAACACACCGCGACGCAGCCGGAAATGACAAGCCCTCCGGTTGAGGCCAGGGATGAAGCCATCTCGGAATCCGAAAAAGCCGTTCGCCGCCGCTCGACGGTGCGCGAGAAGGTGAGCTTCGCCTCGGCAGAGGCGCCGCCGGTAGCACCCGTCGCTCAAAGCCAGCCGGAACCATCGGCGCCTGAGCCGCAACAGCCTGCAGAAGCATCGGACGAAGGTCGGCCGCGCCGTGCGGGGTGGTGGTCGCGTCGGTTCGGCAGCGGCACCTGA
- the prfB gene encoding peptide chain release factor 2 (programmed frameshift) translates to MRAEIERLVEEIKQSVGLLRRHLDVDTSTARLAELNKIAEDPNLWNDPQKAQKLMQERTSLEDSLTGIGKVERELEDQIGMIELGEAENDQAIVNDSENALKNLKKEVARRELEALLSGEADRFNTYLEVHAGAGGTESQDWASMLLRMYARWAEKRGFKIEYLEETPGEEAGIKSATIQVSGHNAYGWLKTEAGVHRLVRISPFDSNARRHTSFSSVAIFPVVDDSIKIDIKESDVRTDTMRSGGAGGQHVNKTESAVRLTHIPTGVAVVCQAGRSQHKNRAQAWDMLRARLYQIELKKREEQAAADQAAKTDIGWGHQIRSYVLQPYQMVKDLRTGVQTSDTSGVLDGDLDEFMAATLAQKAFGITPGAVEDVD, encoded by the exons ATGCGCGCTGAAATCGAAAGACTCGTCGAAGAGATCAAGCAGTCGGTCGGGCTGCTGAGGAGGCATCTT GACGTCGACACATCGACCGCGCGGCTGGCAGAACTGAACAAGATCGCCGAGGATCCAAACCTCTGGAACGATCCCCAGAAGGCCCAGAAGCTGATGCAGGAGCGGACCTCGCTGGAGGATTCGCTGACCGGTATCGGCAAGGTCGAGCGCGAACTCGAGGACCAGATCGGCATGATCGAACTCGGCGAGGCCGAGAACGATCAGGCCATCGTCAACGATTCCGAAAATGCCCTGAAGAATCTCAAAAAGGAGGTCGCCCGCCGCGAGCTCGAGGCGCTGCTCTCGGGAGAGGCGGATCGCTTCAACACCTATCTTGAGGTTCATGCCGGCGCGGGCGGCACCGAAAGCCAGGACTGGGCCTCGATGCTCCTGCGCATGTATGCGCGCTGGGCGGAGAAGCGCGGTTTCAAGATCGAGTACCTGGAAGAAACGCCAGGCGAGGAAGCCGGCATCAAGTCGGCGACGATCCAGGTCAGCGGCCACAATGCTTATGGCTGGCTCAAGACCGAGGCGGGCGTGCACCGTCTCGTGAGAATCTCGCCGTTTGATTCCAACGCACGACGGCATACGTCGTTTTCGAGCGTGGCGATCTTCCCGGTGGTGGATGACAGCATCAAGATCGACATCAAGGAATCCGACGTTCGCACCGATACCATGCGCTCCGGCGGCGCCGGCGGCCAGCACGTCAACAAGACCGAATCGGCGGTGCGGCTGACGCATATTCCGACCGGGGTCGCGGTTGTTTGTCAGGCCGGACGTTCGCAGCACAAGAACCGCGCGCAGGCCTGGGACATGCTGCGAGCGAGACTCTACCAAATCGAGCTCAAGAAGCGGGAAGAACAGGCCGCCGCGGATCAGGCCGCCAAGACCGACATCGGCTGGGGCCATCAGATCCGATCCTACGTCCTGCAGCCCTATCAGATGGTGAAGGACCTCCGAACCGGAGTGCAAACGTCGGACACTTCGGGTGTGCTCGACGGTGACCTCGACGAATTCATGGCTGCGACGCTGGCGCAGAAAGCCTTCGGCATCACGCCCGGTGCGGTCGAAGACGTGGATTAG
- a CDS encoding penicillin-binding protein 1A: protein MRLLLRFMGFLFAAGTILFLVGVAAAAALIWHFSKDLPDYSQLQNYEPPVMTRVHASDGSLLGEYAKERRLYLPIQAVPKLVINAFLAAEDKNFYEHGGIDYPGMLRAALLYAQNFGSNKRPQGASTITQQVAKNFLLTNEVSFTRKIKEALLAMRIERAYSKDKILELYLNEIYLGLGAYGIAAASLVYFDKSVNELTVAEAAYLAALPKAPSTLHPVKNHDRAVERRDYVIDRLLENGWIKQADADKARKAPLIVTSRANGAHTFAGEYFAEEVRRDLFERYGEKKLYEGGLSVRTTLDPKLQAIARKTMANGLVTYDEAQGWRGAISKLDISGDWGVKLADVKSLSDIAPWRMAVVLESDDKSARIGLQPGRELGGAVSKERQTGLITLDGVKWAKVASGSTRGRSPTKVSQVLSPGDVIYADPLIAKNGKVVDGEYRLRQLPEVSGAMVTMDPWTGRVLAMVGGFSFDQSQFNRATQAYRQPGSSFKPIVYSTALDNGYTPSTVIVDAPIEIDQGQGSGVWRPENYSKEKYYGPQTLRNALRLSLNTVTVRLAQDIGMPLIGEYAKRFGIYDELPNYLSYALGAGETTVLRMVTAYSMFDNGGRRVKPTLIDRIQDRYGHTIYKHDTRECRGCDAPEGWKNQPEPQLIDHREQVLDSMTAYQITSMMEGVVQAGTATVMRDVGKPIAGKTGTTNDQKDAWFIGFSPDLVVGVYIGYDKPRNLGRTATGGHLAAPIARDFMKVALADKPATPFRIPAGIKLVRVDAKTGMRAGPGDTGKTILEAFKPGTAPPDNYSVIGVADADGRQPQPLPDADRSLFRPGTGGLY, encoded by the coding sequence ATGCGCTTGCTGCTGCGATTCATGGGTTTCCTGTTTGCAGCGGGAACCATCCTGTTTCTGGTCGGCGTCGCGGCGGCTGCGGCATTGATCTGGCATTTTTCCAAGGACCTGCCGGACTACTCCCAGCTTCAGAATTATGAACCGCCGGTGATGACCCGTGTCCATGCGTCCGATGGTTCGCTGCTTGGCGAGTATGCGAAGGAGCGCCGACTCTACCTGCCGATACAGGCGGTGCCGAAGCTGGTCATCAACGCGTTCCTGGCTGCGGAGGACAAGAATTTCTACGAGCATGGCGGCATCGATTATCCCGGCATGCTGCGCGCGGCGCTGCTTTATGCCCAGAACTTCGGATCGAACAAACGGCCGCAGGGGGCCTCCACGATCACCCAGCAGGTTGCCAAGAACTTCCTGCTGACCAATGAAGTTTCCTTTACCCGCAAGATCAAGGAAGCGTTGCTGGCGATGCGCATCGAGCGGGCCTATTCGAAGGACAAGATCCTCGAACTGTACTTGAACGAGATCTACCTCGGCCTCGGAGCCTACGGCATCGCTGCCGCATCGCTCGTGTATTTCGACAAATCGGTCAACGAGTTGACGGTCGCCGAGGCCGCCTATCTGGCGGCTTTGCCCAAGGCGCCCTCGACCCTGCATCCGGTCAAGAACCACGACCGCGCGGTCGAACGGCGCGATTATGTCATCGACCGGCTGCTGGAGAACGGCTGGATCAAGCAGGCCGACGCCGACAAGGCCCGCAAGGCTCCGCTGATCGTCACCAGCCGGGCCAACGGGGCGCATACCTTTGCCGGCGAGTATTTCGCCGAGGAAGTTCGGCGCGACCTGTTCGAACGCTACGGCGAAAAGAAGCTCTACGAGGGAGGTCTGTCGGTCCGGACGACGCTCGACCCGAAGCTGCAGGCGATAGCGCGCAAGACCATGGCCAATGGCCTCGTCACCTATGACGAGGCCCAGGGCTGGCGCGGCGCAATAAGCAAGCTCGATATTTCCGGCGACTGGGGCGTGAAGCTCGCCGACGTCAAATCGCTGTCCGACATCGCGCCGTGGCGGATGGCGGTCGTGCTCGAATCCGACGACAAGTCCGCACGGATCGGCCTTCAGCCCGGCCGCGAACTTGGCGGCGCCGTGAGCAAGGAGCGGCAAACGGGATTGATCACGCTCGACGGGGTGAAGTGGGCCAAAGTCGCGTCCGGATCGACGCGAGGCCGTTCGCCGACGAAGGTGTCGCAGGTGCTTTCGCCCGGCGACGTTATCTATGCCGATCCTCTGATTGCAAAGAACGGCAAGGTGGTCGACGGCGAATACCGGTTGCGGCAACTACCCGAAGTGTCCGGCGCGATGGTGACGATGGATCCGTGGACCGGCCGTGTGCTGGCAATGGTCGGTGGCTTCTCGTTCGATCAAAGCCAGTTCAATCGCGCAACACAGGCCTATCGGCAGCCGGGCTCCTCGTTCAAGCCGATCGTCTATTCCACGGCGCTCGACAACGGCTATACGCCATCGACCGTGATCGTCGATGCGCCGATCGAGATCGACCAGGGGCAGGGCTCCGGCGTGTGGCGTCCGGAAAACTACTCGAAGGAAAAATACTACGGGCCGCAAACGCTCCGGAATGCGCTGCGGCTCTCGCTCAACACCGTAACGGTCCGGCTGGCGCAAGACATCGGCATGCCCTTGATCGGCGAATATGCCAAGCGCTTCGGGATCTACGACGAACTGCCGAACTATCTCTCATACGCGCTGGGAGCCGGCGAGACCACGGTGTTGCGCATGGTGACCGCGTATTCGATGTTCGACAATGGCGGCAGACGCGTGAAGCCGACCCTGATCGATCGCATTCAGGATCGCTATGGCCACACCATCTACAAGCACGACACGCGCGAGTGCCGCGGGTGCGATGCGCCGGAAGGCTGGAAGAACCAGCCCGAACCCCAGTTGATCGACCATCGCGAGCAGGTGCTGGATTCGATGACGGCCTATCAGATCACCTCGATGATGGAGGGCGTGGTGCAGGCCGGCACCGCCACGGTCATGCGCGATGTCGGCAAGCCGATTGCCGGCAAGACCGGCACCACTAACGACCAGAAGGACGCCTGGTTCATCGGATTCTCGCCCGACCTCGTCGTCGGCGTCTACATCGGCTACGACAAGCCGCGCAATCTCGGCCGTACCGCGACCGGTGGACACCTGGCGGCGCCGATCGCGCGCGATTTCATGAAGGTCGCGCTTGCCGACAAGCCGGCCACTCCGTTCCGTATCCCCGCCGGCATCAAGCTGGTTCGCGTCGATGCCAAGACCGGTATGCGCGCCGGTCCTGGCGATACCGGCAAGACCATCCTCGAAGCCTTCAAGCCCGGCACCGCGCCGCCCGACAATTATTCCGTGATCGGCGTGGCGGATGCCGACGGACGCCAGCCGCAACCGCTGCCCGACGCCGACCGCAGCCTATTCCGGCCCGGGACCGGCGGGCTTTACTAG
- a CDS encoding PopZ family protein has protein sequence MTQPATVQEPSMEEILASIRRIIADDEKPAAAGRAAIADAAIAKPQLTTSASQPAPPTRPAAMTASPPSTVAPKPAADNSQDDIDALLANLDAATTEEEVRPAQADEVFELTDEMALPHPEKAAFQKVEPQDDLEFAEMASAPATRPRPAAVDRPAVPNAVPAAQILSHSTVSAVETAFNSLASTVLSNNARTLEDLVKEMLRPMLKSWLDDNLPGLVERIVKAEIERVSRGRS, from the coding sequence ATGACACAACCTGCAACGGTCCAAGAACCCTCGATGGAGGAGATACTGGCGTCGATCCGCCGCATCATCGCCGACGACGAAAAGCCCGCGGCGGCTGGAAGGGCAGCGATCGCCGACGCCGCGATTGCAAAACCCCAACTCACCACATCCGCCTCTCAGCCGGCCCCGCCCACGAGGCCGGCCGCCATGACCGCCAGCCCTCCGTCCACGGTCGCGCCGAAGCCGGCCGCCGACAACAGTCAGGACGACATCGATGCGTTGCTGGCGAACCTCGACGCCGCAACTACCGAGGAGGAGGTCCGCCCGGCCCAGGCTGACGAGGTGTTTGAACTGACGGACGAGATGGCCCTTCCTCATCCGGAGAAGGCGGCTTTCCAGAAAGTCGAGCCGCAGGACGATCTGGAATTCGCCGAGATGGCGTCGGCCCCGGCTACCCGGCCGCGTCCGGCCGCCGTCGATCGGCCAGCCGTTCCGAATGCCGTGCCGGCCGCGCAAATTCTGTCGCATTCGACGGTTTCGGCGGTCGAGACCGCGTTCAATTCGCTCGCCAGCACGGTTTTGAGTAACAACGCCCGCACTCTTGAGGACCTCGTCAAGGAGATGCTGCGCCCGATGCTGAAGTCCTGGCTCGACGACAACCTGCCGGGGCTGGTCGAGCGCATCGTCAAGGCCGAAATCGAGCGGGTGTCGCGCGGGCGCTCGTGA